Proteins co-encoded in one Spirosoma endbachense genomic window:
- the ccsA gene encoding cytochrome c biogenesis protein CcsA, producing the protein MTKNWWKILAVVIMTYVIIWGLVGPVPRQPILNESIRNVSFHVPLWFAMIILLIASVVYSIRYLRKGRLDDDLVAVEFANTAILFGLLGCLTGSIWANFTWGEPWPNDPKLNSVAVGMLMYLAYLILRGSFDDEQRRARISAVYNIFAFAVFIPLIFIVPRLTDSLHPGNGGNPAFGKYDMDNSLRLVLYPAVIGLTLIGVWVTELRVRLRRIKVALDD; encoded by the coding sequence ATGACAAAGAACTGGTGGAAAATTCTTGCGGTCGTCATTATGACGTACGTAATTATTTGGGGACTGGTTGGGCCGGTGCCCCGGCAACCAATTTTGAACGAGAGTATCCGAAACGTGTCGTTTCACGTACCGCTCTGGTTTGCCATGATTATTCTGTTGATTGCGTCGGTCGTTTACTCGATCCGCTATTTACGTAAAGGACGTTTGGATGACGATCTGGTTGCCGTTGAGTTTGCCAATACGGCCATTCTGTTCGGTCTGCTCGGCTGTTTGACAGGCTCGATCTGGGCCAATTTTACCTGGGGCGAACCCTGGCCTAACGATCCCAAACTAAACAGCGTTGCGGTTGGTATGCTCATGTACCTGGCTTATTTAATTCTGCGGGGGTCTTTTGACGATGAACAGCGACGGGCCCGTATTTCGGCAGTCTATAATATTTTTGCTTTTGCCGTTTTTATTCCATTAATATTTATCGTTCCGCGTCTAACCGACTCGCTTCATCCGGGCAATGGAGGCAACCCCGCTTTTGGAAAGTATGACATGGATAACAGCCTCAGGCTCGTTTTGTATCCGGCTGTCATAGGGCTTACCCTCATTGGCGTATGGGTTACCGAACTGCGCGTCAGGCTTCGGCGGATAAAAGTGGCCCTGGACGACTAA
- a CDS encoding CcmD family protein has protein sequence MRLSFLTKAPLAALLLLSQNLMAQQPVSDGVEMADKLRADGKIWVVVAVIAAVFAGIIIYLIRLDLQLGKLEKEVKEKKRSEQGIKL, from the coding sequence ATGCGACTGTCTTTTTTGACAAAAGCCCCACTGGCGGCCCTGCTCCTACTCAGCCAGAATCTCATGGCTCAACAGCCGGTTTCAGACGGTGTTGAGATGGCCGATAAGCTTCGGGCCGATGGTAAAATTTGGGTAGTGGTGGCGGTCATTGCGGCCGTATTTGCCGGTATTATTATTTACCTGATCCGATTAGACCTGCAACTTGGAAAGTTAGAAAAGGAAGTAAAAGAAAAAAAACGGAGTGAACAAGGGATAAAACTCTAG
- a CDS encoding cytochrome c maturation protein CcmE domain-containing protein yields the protein MKLSHIFGIVVIALAIGIIVATAGDASSYVTFKQAAELAQDGDEKMIHVVGKVQKDGQGRVVDMLYNPQIDPNHFEFTLVDNDNRAQKVVYNSPKPQDFERSEQIVVIGAMQGDHFQCNKILLKCPSKYQENKLETTEHEAKTAKL from the coding sequence ATGAAACTCTCTCATATTTTCGGAATCGTTGTCATTGCCCTCGCCATTGGAATCATCGTTGCAACTGCGGGTGATGCCAGTTCCTACGTGACCTTCAAACAAGCCGCCGAACTTGCCCAGGACGGTGATGAAAAAATGATTCACGTTGTCGGCAAGGTTCAGAAAGACGGACAGGGCCGGGTGGTCGATATGCTTTATAATCCGCAAATTGACCCGAATCACTTTGAGTTTACACTGGTCGATAATGATAACCGGGCTCAGAAGGTTGTTTACAATAGCCCTAAACCACAGGATTTCGAGCGTTCGGAGCAGATCGTGGTGATCGGTGCCATGCAGGGCGATCATTTCCAGTGCAATAAAATTCTGCTGAAGTGCCCGTCGAAATACCAGGAAAACAAGCTGGAAACGACCGAACACGAAGCCAAAACAGCAAAATTATGA